Within Desulfolithobacter dissulfuricans, the genomic segment TGGATAGCGGTAAACGATAGGTTGCCTCTGCCCTATGTGGATGTCCTGGTTGCTCTGCACAGCCCGGAAGGTCAGATAGTGGACCTGGGATACAGAAACCGGAAAGGCGTTTGGTTTTACGCGGACATCAACAGGGAAAAAATCCTGGCTGCAGTTGCATACTGGCATCCACTTCCAGATCCACCCCGGTGGGGTTGAGACACATCAGGCTTAGGGCGTGGCATATCAGGTGTAAAGGCGAAAATAACGCTACATCAACCCGTTAAAACTAACGACCTAAAAAAACTTAGGGCGTGGCATAGCGGTCGTGAGGGCGTGGCATTTCAGGTGCAAGAGCGTGGCATATCAAGTGCAAAGGCGTGGCATAACAGGTGCAAGGGCGTGGCATATCAAGTGCACCCCGTGGCATTTCAGGTGCACAAGGCGTGGCATAACAGGTGCGTATGGCGTGGCATTTCAGGTGCACAGTTGACATTTTTGACATCGCAAAAATCACATAAAAACAAATTGATCTACTACACAGGCCCCGACCGTAAAAGTTTTTTAAAAGTTTTTTAAAAATAAAACGCGCGCGAGGGGGCCAAAGGCTCGGGCAAGGGAGGGACCATGGAAGAACTCATTCCAGTGCGCTTCCAGGAAGACACCCTCTTCCTGATCAGCTTCGGTAACGAACCTTACGTCCCCATACGGCCCGTGGTGGAAGCCATGGGGCTGGACTGGGAAGGTCAGCGGCAACGGATCAACCGCAACAGGGAGAGGTGGAGAGCCGTTATCGTGACAACCCCTTCTAAGGGTCAACTTCAGAGGCATCTCTGCCTTCCTCTCAGAAAGCTCAATGGCTTTCTGGCCACTATCGACGCCAGCCGGATCAGGAAAAAACTCCGTAAAAAGGTCCTTGCCTATCAGGACGGCTGTGACGACGCCCTCTGGAAACACTGGACCGATTTGGTTGCCGGCTGTCCTTCATGGACCCCGGAGAAGGTCAAGGTTGACATCTTTGCTGAAATAGATTGCCGGGCCAGGGAACTGGCAGACGAATACTGCGAGGCTATGCGGGAACGGATGCTGAAGGACGCCTTCGTCATGACCGGAACCGTTCCTCCCGAGCAATGGGAACCGCTGACCGACTGGAGGCGTTCTCTGGAGTTGCATGAAATAGCCTGGCGGTCCTGCCATTCAAGACTCTCATCTCTTGACGACAAGATTTCGCTCGACGGCACCACCCCCAGGGCCATAGCGGTGGCACAGGCACTTATCGAGGCTTGGTATGACGGAAAACGGTGCGGTGCGAATCCGGAAGGGTATGGCAACTACACCTCTCAGGAGATCGAGGCGATAAAACACGACTACCATGAGTACCTTCCCGTGGCCATCAGGCTGCTGAAGGGTGTCAGGGAGAACGAAGATCCCAGTCAGCCACGGTTGGAGCAGGCCGAGGATGGCAAGTTCTTCTGGCGGAAGGCCAGGTGGTACGTCAGCCAGTCGTTCAAGACCAGGGACCAGGCATGGAGGGCCTTGTCCAGGTCTGTCGTTCTCTGGGCCAGGGAAATTCAAGATTAGTGTCAAGAAATTCAAAACGGACCTTTTCTACGCCAGTTAATGAAAAATCCATACGAAGGTATAAGTGGAGGCTCAAAAAACAAACAGGGGCGAAAAATGACCCCTTGTGGACAGCATGGAGGGAGAGACAGGAGGGAGGTTTATGGATCACTCGACAGGGCTATCAAAGGAGGAGCAATGGCGGGCAGCCTGGGCTTGGGTGGAAGCCAACCGGTACATGGTAAAGGCCATGGCTGCCCGGTATCTCAAATTTATGGCGTCTGATCAGGAAGACATCATCCAGGAGGCTGTCATTGTCGCCTATCAGGTCCTCAACACTCTTGCCAGAAAAAACGTTCCTGCCAGCAGATATGGCGCATATTTCAGGACCATGTTCCGGACACGCTGTATCAAATTGGCCGCAGGTGGGCGTGTCACGACCACCTTTGACCTGGACAAGATTCCGGTAATAAGTCCAGACACCGATTTCTACGAAGTCGACAAAGCCATCATTGAAGCGGCACTGCAAATAATGACCGACCGGCAACGCCAGGTATTCCGCTGGATACTGGAGCAACCTGAACCGATCAACGCTACGGCAGTTGCCAGGAAATTCGGTATCCAGAACCGCTCTGCCCGCAAATTGATCAACAGTGGAATTAAACGAATCAGGAGAAATAAGAACATTGCAGATCAATATCGACCAGTTCGCACAGCAGTCAGTGATTCCCCGCAAACTCTTGCTATGGATGCGGGATAAGAGAATCATCGACGATCCCCTCACCGAGAAAAACATTGCCGGCCTGGAGATGCTGGAGCAACTATGGGGCCGCCACGAGGTTCTGCGGGCGCAACTGGGCCGGCTTTCCAAACCTCGGAGGCAGCGGCTGATCGACACCGCCGGGTTGGAAACCAAATGGGAGCGCTATGCCTATGGCCGCTACATGAACCTCGAAAACGGACAGAAGCTCGCCATGAAACAATTAATAGCTGAAATCGAGGAAACCTATGGTTTCTCCCTGAATAAAATTCAGGTCAGGCGCCTCTATCAGATCAGGGAAAAAATTTATTTCACTCGAAAAAAAAAGAAACGAGGAACAGTGACAGGCTCTCAAAATCATCATTCTTGACAGGCAAAAACATCGGTAATTTGCAACAAACAAAGAAAAAGAAACAAAGTTTCTTATGGTCGGTAATTTTCAGCAGGCCAAAATTCCCAAAACCTTCCCTCGTGTGAACCGCAAGGTTGCGCCACGTAGTGGCATGCCTGCCAAGGCTGTCTCGAAAAAAAATTTCCCTGTTTGAAAAAAAATTCAAAAAAAAGGTTCCGCCCCCGGATAAGAGAGGGTGAAGGGACTCCTCCTTTTTAAAACTCCCCTTTCATGAACGGCGCGATTTTTCCCTCCGTCAACCAGGGAGGGGTGACGTAAAGCGCCGTGTACGTCACCCCTCCCGCAACTGGAAAAAAAGATGCGGATAATCAGGACAACAATCCTGGTGGGAGCTTTGCTGATGCCAACCTTGACCGGGGCACAGACATTTGAAGTCAGGCAGGAAAAACATACATTCCGGATGGAGGTGACACAGGATGTCACCCGAGAGACTTTTGTGATCGGCCTGTTTCCGGAAACCACTCAGGAATCGAAAACTCCTGCCCGGACAGTCACGA encodes:
- a CDS encoding sigma-70 family RNA polymerase sigma factor, whose product is MDHSTGLSKEEQWRAAWAWVEANRYMVKAMAARYLKFMASDQEDIIQEAVIVAYQVLNTLARKNVPASRYGAYFRTMFRTRCIKLAAGGRVTTTFDLDKIPVISPDTDFYEVDKAIIEAALQIMTDRQRQVFRWILEQPEPINATAVARKFGIQNRSARKLINSGIKRIRRNKNIADQYRPVRTAVSDSPQTLAMDAG
- a CDS encoding phage antirepressor N-terminal domain-containing protein, producing MEELIPVRFQEDTLFLISFGNEPYVPIRPVVEAMGLDWEGQRQRINRNRERWRAVIVTTPSKGQLQRHLCLPLRKLNGFLATIDASRIRKKLRKKVLAYQDGCDDALWKHWTDLVAGCPSWTPEKVKVDIFAEIDCRARELADEYCEAMRERMLKDAFVMTGTVPPEQWEPLTDWRRSLELHEIAWRSCHSRLSSLDDKISLDGTTPRAIAVAQALIEAWYDGKRCGANPEGYGNYTSQEIEAIKHDYHEYLPVAIRLLKGVRENEDPSQPRLEQAEDGKFFWRKARWYVSQSFKTRDQAWRALSRSVVLWAREIQD
- a CDS encoding DUF551 domain-containing protein, yielding MAEQRKRDQGCWIAVNDRLPLPYVDVLVALHSPEGQIVDLGYRNRKGVWFYADINREKILAAVAYWHPLPDPPRWG